The Fusobacterium periodonticum 1_1_41FAA genome includes a window with the following:
- a CDS encoding Tex family protein — MEKIYKIVAEELKIPVDKVENTIKLLDDGATIPFVARYRKEITGNLDEVQIGDILQKVEYLRNLEERKEEVIRLIEEQGKLTDELRNSIVEAKILQEVEDIYFPYRKKKKTKADIAKERGLEPLAEKFYTANNLEEIQNLAKDFITEEVPTVEDAIEGAMLIIAQNISEKAEYRERIREIYLKSSIIEAKASKKAVELDEKKVYNDYYEYSEKIEKMASHRILAVNRGEKEDILTVHLRLEDSDREKIENMILKEFPKNDLVATYKEIIKDSLDRLIIPSIEREVRNALTERAEIESIAVFKDNLKNLLLQAPLKEKNVLALDPGYRTGCKVAVIDKYGFYRENTVFFLVEAMHNPKQIEDAKKKFLALVKKYEIDIVSIGNGTASRETETFVANIIKENKLNLKYLIVNEAGASVYSASKIAAEEFPDLDVTVRGAISIGRRIQDPLAELVKIDPKSIGVGMYQHDVNQSKLDESLDNVISHVVNNVGANINTASWALLSHISGIKKTVAKNIVEYRKENGNFKNRKEILKVKGVGPKAYEQMAGFLVIPEGENILDNTVIHPESYAIAEALLEKIGFSLEKYNNELNEARERLKSFDYKKFAEENNFGAETVKDVYEALLKDRRDPRDDFEKPLLKSDILNIDNLEVGMELEGTVRNVVKFGAFVDIGLKNDALLHISEISNKYIDDPSKVLAVGQIIKVRIKDVDKDRGRVGLTKKEQN; from the coding sequence ATGGAAAAAATTTATAAAATTGTAGCTGAAGAATTAAAAATTCCAGTTGATAAAGTTGAAAACACAATAAAACTTTTAGATGATGGAGCTACTATACCTTTTGTTGCAAGATATAGAAAAGAAATAACAGGAAATTTAGACGAAGTACAAATAGGAGATATTCTACAAAAGGTTGAATACTTAAGAAATTTAGAAGAAAGAAAAGAAGAAGTTATAAGACTTATTGAAGAACAAGGAAAATTAACAGATGAATTAAGAAACAGCATAGTAGAAGCAAAAATTCTACAAGAAGTTGAAGATATTTATTTTCCGTATAGAAAGAAAAAGAAAACAAAGGCTGATATTGCTAAGGAAAGAGGTTTAGAACCACTAGCTGAAAAATTTTATACAGCTAATAATTTAGAAGAAATTCAAAACCTAGCAAAAGACTTTATAACAGAAGAAGTTCCTACAGTTGAAGATGCTATAGAAGGAGCTATGCTTATAATAGCACAAAATATTTCTGAAAAAGCTGAATATAGAGAAAGAATAAGAGAAATATATTTAAAATCTTCTATCATAGAAGCAAAAGCTAGTAAAAAAGCAGTAGAATTAGATGAAAAGAAAGTTTACAATGACTACTATGAATATAGTGAAAAAATTGAAAAAATGGCTTCTCATAGAATACTAGCAGTAAATAGAGGAGAAAAAGAAGATATATTAACAGTTCATCTGAGACTAGAAGATAGTGATAGAGAAAAAATTGAAAATATGATTCTTAAAGAATTCCCTAAAAATGATTTAGTTGCAACTTACAAAGAAATCATAAAAGATTCTTTAGATAGATTAATAATTCCATCTATTGAAAGAGAAGTTAGAAATGCTTTAACTGAAAGGGCAGAAATTGAGTCAATAGCAGTTTTCAAAGATAATTTGAAAAATTTACTTTTACAAGCACCTTTAAAAGAAAAAAATGTCCTAGCACTTGACCCAGGATACAGAACAGGTTGTAAAGTAGCTGTTATAGATAAATATGGTTTCTACAGAGAAAATACAGTATTTTTCTTAGTTGAAGCTATGCATAATCCAAAGCAAATTGAAGATGCTAAAAAGAAATTCTTAGCCTTAGTTAAGAAATATGAAATAGATATTGTCAGCATAGGAAATGGAACTGCTTCAAGAGAGACAGAAACTTTTGTTGCCAATATAATAAAAGAAAATAAATTAAATTTAAAATACTTGATAGTAAACGAAGCAGGAGCATCAGTTTACTCAGCTTCTAAGATAGCAGCTGAAGAATTCCCTGATTTAGATGTAACAGTTAGAGGAGCTATTTCAATAGGAAGAAGAATACAAGATCCTTTAGCAGAACTTGTAAAAATAGATCCTAAGTCTATAGGGGTTGGAATGTATCAACATGATGTAAACCAATCTAAATTAGATGAGTCTTTAGACAATGTAATAAGCCATGTTGTTAATAATGTTGGAGCTAATATTAACACAGCTTCTTGGGCATTACTTTCACATATTTCAGGAATTAAGAAAACTGTTGCCAAGAATATAGTTGAGTATAGAAAAGAAAATGGTAACTTTAAAAATAGAAAAGAAATCTTAAAAGTTAAAGGTGTAGGGCCTAAAGCATATGAACAAATGGCTGGTTTCTTAGTAATACCAGAAGGTGAAAATATTTTAGATAACACAGTTATCCACCCTGAGTCTTATGCTATAGCCGAAGCCTTATTAGAAAAAATAGGATTTAGCTTAGAAAAATACAATAATGAATTAAATGAAGCAAGAGAAAGATTAAAATCTTTTGATTATAAGAAGTTTGCTGAGGAAAATAATTTTGGAGCAGAAACTGTAAAAGACGTCTATGAAGCACTATTGAAAGATAGAAGAGACCCAAGAGATGACTTTGAAAAACCACTTTTAAAATCAGATATTTTAAATATTGATAACTTAGAAGTTGGAATGGAACTTGAAGGAACAGTTAGAAATGTTGTTAAATTTGGAGCCTTCGTAGATATAGGACTAAAAAATGATGCACTTTTACATATTTCAGAAATTTCAAATAAGTATATAGATGATCCAAGCAAAGTTTTAGCAGTTGGACAAATTATTAAAGTGAGAATTAAAGATGTTGATAAAGACAGAGGAAGAGTTGGCTTAACAAAGAAGGAACAAAATTAA
- a CDS encoding DUF4391 domain-containing protein, with amino-acid sequence MEIFNLPNECKIDKNIPKEMIYKNAEANEKLKRVFIDTVEKIRFMYLLNFSNSNIQNYINDKERFEEIDFIKIILREKGKENVISKLFHQLIPKSTVIILEFKTEILISTSNKKIEKERVIVEEVFNSNWIDIENKMLKELEYKKLNSTNLKLFYEDIIEKVRIINLSKKLNSESNIERENLELLEKLNKEIEELKTLRKKETQLNRIAEIQTKIVKKIKERDSILKK; translated from the coding sequence ATGGAAATATTTAATCTGCCTAATGAATGTAAAATTGATAAAAATATACCTAAAGAAATGATATATAAAAATGCTGAAGCCAATGAGAAATTAAAAAGAGTTTTCATAGATACTGTTGAAAAAATAAGATTTATGTATCTATTAAATTTTTCTAATTCTAATATTCAAAACTATATAAATGATAAAGAAAGATTTGAAGAAATTGATTTCATTAAAATTATTCTTAGGGAAAAAGGAAAGGAAAATGTAATATCAAAATTATTTCATCAGCTTATTCCTAAGAGTACTGTTATCATACTAGAATTTAAAACTGAAATTTTAATATCTACAAGTAATAAAAAAATAGAAAAAGAAAGAGTAATTGTAGAGGAAGTTTTTAATAGTAACTGGATAGACATAGAAAATAAAATGTTAAAAGAGTTGGAATACAAAAAATTAAATTCAACAAACCTAAAGTTATTCTATGAAGATATTATTGAAAAAGTAAGAATTATAAATTTAAGTAAAAAATTAAATTCTGAAAGTAATATTGAAAGGGAAAATTTAGAGTTATTAGAAAAACTAAATAAAGAAATAGAAGAATTAAAAACTCTAAGAAAAAAGGAAACTCAATTAAATAGAATAGCTGAAATTCAAACAAAAATAGTAAAAAAAATAAAAGAGAGAGATAGTATATTAAAAAAATAA
- a CDS encoding Abi family protein, giving the protein MNDIEKIAINTRSNVVKKPTTIEEQIELLKSREVAIEDESFAKKFLRIHNYYSVTGYLHPYKTIDGKYKNISFNEIAIQIRFDMRLREICMYALDIIEKGLKTIIAYEFSHNYENGNIAYAYSLYFPNDIDKHTRLMGHYNISLNNNKELPYVKHNMKTYGILPTWVAIELFTLGNIEKFFSMLDTNTKKKIESIIGFPKNKIQNWIENLRIFRNMVAHNQRLYNFSILSMPKKAKEYNKQTGKIFDYVIVMKYLFLDVEDWNTYVLPRFEYIFDDFKDNIDLKCIGFPDDWKNILTK; this is encoded by the coding sequence ATGAATGATATTGAAAAAATAGCAATAAATACAAGAAGTAATGTTGTAAAGAAACCAACAACAATAGAAGAACAAATAGAACTTCTAAAAAGTAGGGAAGTTGCTATAGAAGATGAAAGTTTTGCAAAAAAATTTTTAAGAATTCATAATTATTATTCTGTTACAGGATATCTTCATCCTTACAAAACAATTGATGGTAAATATAAAAATATAAGTTTTAATGAAATAGCAATTCAAATAAGATTTGATATGAGATTAAGAGAAATATGTATGTATGCCTTAGATATTATTGAGAAAGGATTAAAAACAATAATTGCCTATGAATTTTCTCATAATTATGAAAATGGGAATATAGCCTATGCTTATTCTTTATATTTTCCAAATGATATAGATAAACATACTAGATTAATGGGACACTATAATATTTCATTGAATAATAATAAGGAATTGCCATATGTAAAACATAATATGAAAACCTATGGAATTTTACCTACTTGGGTTGCTATAGAATTATTTACTCTTGGAAATATAGAGAAATTTTTCTCTATGTTAGATACTAATACTAAGAAAAAAATAGAGAGTATTATAGGTTTTCCCAAAAATAAAATTCAAAATTGGATAGAGAACTTAAGAATATTTAGAAATATGGTAGCTCATAATCAAAGATTGTATAATTTTTCTATTTTATCAATGCCAAAAAAGGCAAAAGAATATAATAAACAAACTGGAAAGATATTTGATTATGTAATTGTAATGAAATATTTATTTTTAGATGTTGAGGATTGGAATACTTATGTTTTACCAAGATTTGAGTATATTTTTGATGATTTTAAAGATAATATTGATTTAAAATGCATTGGTTTCCCAGATGATTGGAAAAATATTTTGACCAAATAA
- a CDS encoding site-specific DNA-methyltransferase, with the protein MIYIDPPYNTGKDFVYKDNFTDNIENYKEITGQTNKEGTKLTTNTDTDGRYHSNWLNMMYPRLKLARNLLTDDGVIFISIDDNEQANLKRLCDEIFGEENFIADFIRKTKSTTNDAKTGINYQHEFLICYSKNFQYVNLLGGEKNLENYSNPDSDPKGDWISDNPSAKSGSMENNYFSIKNPYTGKEDYPPVGNYWRFSKNTIQRYIDEGYIVFKKEHKANERGFIFKRYKNELKTLKQTFDSLFFVDNLFMNQKATKELLELKLAEYFLYPKGVKFLKKILLHSTEKEDIILDFFSGSATTAHSVMQLNGEDGGNRKYIMVQLPELCDEDSEAYKAGYKNICEIGKERIRRAGEKIKSDESLPLENREKLDVGFKVFKLDSTNIKEWDTDTENLQQSLLDSIENIKSDRNTLDVLYEILLKYGLDLNIPIEENKDFYSIGGGSLLVSLNKEINNEVINSICEEYKKLQEIDREFKTTVILRDNSFKDDEVKTNAIKKLEQIGISEVRSI; encoded by the coding sequence ATGATATACATTGACCCACCATACAATACGGGAAAAGACTTTGTATATAAAGATAATTTTACAGATAATATAGAAAATTATAAAGAAATAACAGGGCAAACAAATAAAGAGGGAACTAAACTAACAACAAATACAGATACAGATGGAAGATATCATTCAAATTGGTTAAATATGATGTATCCAAGATTAAAGTTAGCAAGAAATTTACTAACAGATGATGGAGTAATATTTATATCAATAGATGATAATGAACAGGCCAACTTAAAAAGACTATGTGATGAGATATTTGGAGAAGAAAATTTTATTGCAGATTTTATAAGAAAAACTAAATCAACAACAAATGATGCCAAAACAGGTATAAATTACCAGCATGAATTTCTTATTTGTTATTCTAAAAATTTTCAATATGTAAATCTTTTGGGTGGTGAAAAAAATTTAGAAAATTATTCGAATCCAGATAGTGACCCTAAAGGTGATTGGATATCAGATAATCCTAGTGCTAAAAGTGGAAGCATGGAAAATAATTATTTTTCTATAAAAAATCCATATACAGGAAAAGAAGATTATCCGCCAGTTGGAAACTATTGGAGATTTTCAAAAAATACAATTCAAAGATATATAGATGAGGGGTATATAGTTTTTAAAAAAGAGCATAAAGCAAATGAAAGAGGCTTTATTTTTAAAAGATATAAAAATGAATTAAAAACTTTAAAACAAACTTTCGATAGTTTATTTTTTGTAGATAACTTATTTATGAATCAAAAAGCGACAAAAGAACTACTTGAATTAAAATTAGCTGAATATTTTCTTTATCCTAAAGGAGTGAAATTTTTAAAGAAAATTTTACTTCATTCAACTGAAAAAGAGGATATTATCTTAGATTTCTTCTCAGGATCAGCGACAACAGCTCATTCAGTAATGCAATTAAATGGAGAAGATGGTGGAAATAGAAAATATATAATGGTACAACTACCTGAATTGTGTGATGAGGATTCAGAAGCATATAAAGCAGGCTATAAAAATATCTGTGAAATAGGAAAAGAAAGAATAAGAAGAGCGGGAGAAAAGATAAAATCAGATGAAAGCCTGCCATTAGAAAACAGAGAAAAATTAGATGTAGGCTTTAAAGTATTTAAGCTAGATTCAACAAATATAAAAGAATGGGATACAGATACAGAAAACTTACAACAAAGCCTGTTAGATTCAATAGAAAATATAAAAAGTGATAGAAATACATTGGATGTCTTATATGAAATTCTATTAAAATATGGACTAGACTTAAATATTCCAATAGAAGAAAATAAGGACTTCTACTCAATAGGTGGAGGGAGTCTGTTAGTAAGTTTAAATAAAGAAATAAATAATGAAGTAATAAATTCAATATGTGAAGAATATAAAAAATTACAAGAAATAGATAGAGAATTTAAAACAACAGTAATATTAAGAGATAACTCATTTAAAGACGATGAAGTTAAGACAAATGCAATAAAGAAGTTGGAGCAAATTGGAATAAGTGAAGTTAGAAGTATATAA
- a CDS encoding site-specific DNA-methyltransferase, whose translation MIYIDPPYNTGKDFVYKDNFTDNIENYKEITGQINKEGIKLTTNTETNGRYHSDWLNMMYPRLKLARNLLTDDGVIFISIDENEVANLKKLCEEIFGGENFVACCPRKTRGSATTKSDAELQKLHDYLLIFWKNKSISKFKLKNIGQKEYPYTDERGDFYIVPLQDNGPHGTKTARPNLFYPIYYNKSTDIFSLDEKKGDIVFVPKKHKNDDGTWMWSKAKFIKDSRDLYLKNDQIYIKHYYDENEDQNRYQRNKSFLDEFQNTTGTKILNTLFENNGIFDNPKPIKLLEWCLNLSVDKDSIILDFFSGSSTTAHSVMQLNAEDGGNRKYIMVQLPELCDEDSEAYKAGYKNICEIGKERIRRAGEKIKSDESLPIENREKLDVGFKVFKLDSSNIKEWDTDTENLQQSLLDSIENIKRDRNTLDVLYEILLKYGLDLNIPIEENKNFYSIGGGSLLVSLNKEINNEVINSICEEYKKLQEIDKEFKTTVILRDNSFKDDEVKTNAIKKLEQVGINEIRSI comes from the coding sequence ATGATATATATTGATCCACCATATAATACAGGAAAAGACTTTGTATATAAAGATAATTTTACAGATAACATAGAAAACTATAAAGAGATAACAGGACAAATAAATAAAGAAGGAATTAAATTAACAACTAATACAGAAACTAATGGTAGATACCATTCTGATTGGTTAAATATGATGTACCCAAGATTAAAGTTAGCAAGAAATCTACTAACAGATGATGGAGTAATATTTATATCAATAGATGAAAATGAAGTAGCAAATTTAAAAAAATTATGTGAAGAAATTTTTGGAGGAGAAAATTTTGTGGCTTGTTGCCCAAGAAAAACAAGGGGATCAGCAACAACAAAATCAGATGCAGAACTACAAAAATTACATGATTACTTATTAATTTTTTGGAAAAATAAATCTATAAGTAAATTTAAATTAAAGAATATTGGTCAAAAAGAATATCCTTATACAGATGAAAGAGGAGATTTTTATATAGTTCCTTTGCAAGATAATGGACCACATGGAACAAAGACAGCAAGACCTAATTTATTTTATCCAATATACTATAATAAAAGTACAGATATATTTTCTTTAGATGAAAAAAAAGGAGATATAGTATTTGTTCCTAAAAAACATAAAAATGATGATGGAACTTGGATGTGGAGTAAAGCTAAATTCATAAAAGATTCAAGAGATTTATATTTAAAAAATGATCAGATATATATTAAACATTATTATGATGAAAATGAAGATCAAAATAGATATCAAAGAAATAAAAGTTTTTTAGATGAATTTCAAAATACTACTGGAACTAAAATATTAAATACATTATTTGAAAATAATGGAATATTTGATAATCCAAAACCAATAAAATTGCTAGAATGGTGTCTAAATTTAAGTGTAGATAAAGATTCAATTATTTTAGATTTCTTCTCAGGTTCATCCACAACAGCTCATTCAGTAATGCAGTTGAATGCTGAAGATGGAGGAAATAGAAAATATATAATGGTACAACTACCTGAATTGTGTGATGAGGATTCAGAAGCCTATAAAGCAGGCTATAAAAATATATGTGAAATAGGAAAAGAAAGAATAAGAAGAGCAGGAGAGAAGATAAAATCAGATGAAAGCCTTCCAATAGAAAATAGAGAAAAATTAGATGTAGGTTTTAAAGTATTTAAGTTAGATTCATCAAACATAAAAGAATGGGATACAGATACAGAAAACTTACAACAAAGTCTGTTAGATTCAATAGAAAATATAAAAAGAGATAGAAATACATTAGATGTTCTATATGAAATTCTATTAAAATATGGACTAGACTTAAATATTCCAATAGAAGAAAATAAGAACTTCTACTCAATAGGTGGCGGAAGTTTATTAGTAAGTTTGAATAAGGAAATAAATAATGAAGTAATAAATTCAATATGCGAAGAATACAAAAAATTACAAGAAATAGATAAAGAATTTAAAACAACAGTAATATTAAGAGATAACTCATTTAAAGATGATGAAGTTAAGACAAATGCAATAAAGAAGTTGGAACAAGTTGGAATAAATGAAATTAGAAGTATATAG
- a CDS encoding type III restriction-modification system endonuclease: MKIKFEENLEYQLEAVNSITDIFSGQEIAKTVFTVEKTNNLQLSITINENELGAGNKLSLLPEDVLKNLNNIQTRNGLAKTDKLVKSDYNFSIEMETGTGKTYVYLRTIMELNKKYGFTKFIIVVPSLAIKEGVYKTLQITEEHFKSLYENTPYDYFIYDSKKINMIRNFAVNDNIQILIINIDSFNKDTNIINQERDQANGYRPIDYISQCDPIVIVDEPQNMESEIAKKAISELNPLCTLRYSATHKEKYNPVFKLDSIAAYEKKLVKQIEVATVGVTKNTNTEYIKVVNIKASKTGVTAKIELDIKNKSGITRKEISIKHGDILSEKAKRDIYDGYIVNEITYNEAEPSKSFIDFGKVRLTVGQVNGGQDPDVIKRAQIRKTIQEHFEKQLALKAKGIKVLSLFFIDRVANYRTYDPETGEAKKGKYALMFEEEYDALIKSEKYLGFGNASTAHDGYFSADKKKTKSGVEYNEFKDTKGNTNADNDTFTKIMKDKERLLSFDEPLAFIFSHSALKEGWDNPNVFQICTLNETSSEMKKRQEIGRGLRIAVNQEGERVRGFDVNTLTVMANEAYEQFVDSLQKEMEKEENIKFGVVEDFVFTNIVIKIENGKEVYLGHEKSKEIYEDLIRREYIDENGNVKEKLKRDLDEGKLELAEEFKDIKESIFKKLKSTTGKLVIKNADERKKINLNKEVFLSEDFKELWDRVKYKTTYQVNFNSEKLINECIKNLDEGIYIPAEKLIYDKKKIAITKGGIEETGAYEIEENLEITTKYKLPDIITYLQNETNLTRKSIVNILTNSKTLDSFKKNPQSYLEQAANIIKGSMKAFIVDGIKYEKIGDVEYYSQELFKNSEIFGYLKDEMSKQGNMVETGKTPYSSIIIDSEVEREFAEGLEKNGNVKVYTKLPDWFKIPTPLGYYNPDWAILVKDENKEEEKLYFVIETKGSTDKDKRRDVENLKIDCGKKHFEALQVDYADCVNINDFKKEIDKVKEKNQNN, encoded by the coding sequence ATGAAAATTAAATTTGAAGAGAATTTAGAGTATCAGTTAGAGGCTGTAAATTCTATAACAGATATATTTTCAGGGCAAGAAATAGCTAAGACTGTATTCACAGTAGAAAAGACAAATAATCTTCAATTAAGTATAACAATTAATGAAAATGAATTGGGAGCTGGAAATAAACTTTCATTACTTCCAGAAGATGTTTTAAAAAACTTGAATAATATTCAAACTAGAAATGGTTTAGCTAAAACAGACAAATTAGTTAAAAGTGACTATAATTTTTCTATTGAAATGGAAACAGGAACAGGGAAAACTTATGTATATTTAAGAACAATAATGGAATTAAATAAAAAATATGGATTTACAAAATTTATTATAGTTGTTCCTTCATTAGCAATAAAGGAAGGAGTATATAAAACACTTCAAATAACAGAAGAACATTTTAAGAGTCTATACGAAAATACTCCTTATGATTATTTCATATATGATTCTAAAAAAATAAATATGATAAGAAACTTTGCAGTAAATGATAATATTCAAATTTTGATTATTAATATAGATTCTTTTAATAAGGATACAAATATTATCAATCAAGAAAGAGATCAAGCTAATGGATATAGACCAATAGACTATATTAGTCAATGTGACCCAATAGTAATAGTGGATGAACCACAAAATATGGAAAGTGAAATAGCTAAAAAAGCAATAAGTGAGCTAAATCCTTTATGTACACTAAGATATTCAGCTACACATAAAGAAAAATACAACCCAGTGTTTAAATTAGATTCAATAGCTGCTTATGAGAAGAAACTAGTAAAACAAATAGAAGTGGCAACAGTTGGAGTTACTAAAAATACAAATACTGAATATATAAAAGTTGTCAATATAAAAGCTAGTAAAACTGGAGTTACAGCTAAAATAGAGCTTGATATAAAAAATAAATCTGGAATTACTAGAAAAGAAATCAGTATAAAACATGGAGATATCCTAAGCGAGAAAGCTAAAAGAGATATCTATGATGGCTATATCGTGAATGAAATTACATACAATGAAGCTGAGCCATCTAAATCTTTTATAGATTTTGGAAAAGTGAGATTAACGGTAGGACAAGTAAATGGTGGACAAGATCCAGATGTAATAAAAAGAGCACAAATTAGAAAAACAATTCAAGAGCATTTTGAAAAACAACTTGCTTTGAAAGCTAAAGGAATAAAAGTTCTATCACTTTTCTTCATAGACAGAGTTGCAAACTATAGAACATATGATCCAGAGACAGGTGAAGCAAAAAAAGGTAAATATGCTCTAATGTTTGAAGAAGAGTATGATGCTCTTATAAAATCAGAAAAATATTTAGGATTTGGAAACGCTTCTACAGCACACGATGGATATTTTTCAGCTGATAAGAAGAAAACAAAAAGCGGAGTAGAATACAATGAGTTTAAAGATACAAAAGGTAATACAAACGCTGACAATGATACATTTACTAAGATAATGAAAGACAAGGAAAGACTTTTAAGTTTTGATGAGCCTTTGGCCTTTATTTTCTCACACTCAGCTTTAAAAGAAGGATGGGATAATCCTAATGTATTCCAAATTTGTACTTTGAATGAAACAAGTTCTGAAATGAAAAAAAGACAAGAAATAGGAAGAGGGCTTAGAATAGCTGTCAACCAAGAAGGTGAAAGAGTTAGAGGTTTTGATGTAAATACTCTTACAGTAATGGCAAATGAAGCCTATGAACAGTTTGTTGACTCTTTACAAAAAGAAATGGAAAAAGAAGAAAATATAAAATTTGGAGTTGTAGAAGACTTTGTTTTTACAAATATTGTAATAAAAATTGAAAATGGAAAAGAAGTTTATCTTGGACATGAAAAATCAAAAGAAATATATGAAGATTTAATAAGAAGAGAATATATTGATGAAAATGGTAATGTCAAAGAAAAATTAAAAAGAGATTTAGATGAAGGTAAATTAGAATTAGCAGAGGAATTTAAAGATATAAAAGAAAGTATTTTTAAGAAATTAAAATCTACTACTGGAAAACTAGTTATAAAAAATGCTGATGAGAGAAAGAAAATAAACTTAAACAAAGAGGTATTTTTAAGTGAAGATTTTAAAGAACTTTGGGATAGAGTAAAATACAAAACTACATATCAGGTGAATTTTAATAGTGAAAAATTAATAAATGAATGTATAAAGAATTTAGATGAAGGAATCTATATTCCAGCTGAAAAACTTATATATGATAAGAAAAAAATAGCTATTACAAAAGGTGGAATAGAAGAAACTGGAGCTTATGAGATAGAAGAAAATCTAGAGATTACTACTAAATATAAGTTACCTGATATAATTACTTATTTACAAAATGAAACAAACCTTACAAGAAAAAGTATAGTAAATATTTTAACTAATTCTAAAACTCTAGATAGCTTTAAGAAAAATCCGCAATCTTATCTAGAACAAGCTGCAAATATAATAAAGGGAAGTATGAAAGCTTTCATAGTTGATGGTATCAAATATGAAAAAATAGGCGATGTTGAGTATTACTCACAAGAATTATTTAAAAATAGTGAAATTTTTGGTTATCTTAAAGATGAAATGAGTAAACAAGGAAATATGGTAGAAACTGGAAAAACACCATATAGTAGTATTATTATAGATTCAGAGGTAGAAAGAGAATTTGCAGAAGGATTAGAAAAGAACGGAAATGTTAAAGTTTATACAAAACTTCCAGATTGGTTTAAGATACCAACTCCATTAGGATATTATAATCCAGATTGGGCAATACTAGTAAAAGACGAAAATAAAGAAGAAGAAAAATTATACTTTGTTATAGAGACCAAAGGATCTACTGATAAAGATAAAAGAAGAGATGTAGAAAATTTAAAAATTGATTGTGGAAAAAAACATTTTGAAGCATTACAAGTTGATTACGCAGATTGTGTAAATATAAATGATTTTAAAAAAGAGATTGATAAGGTAAAAGAAAAAAATCAAAATAATTAA